The sequence GACCGCCATCATGATGAGGAAGTCAGCACCTCGCTCACGGATGGTGTCCGGGTTGCCGATCGCCGGTGGGTTCGCCGGGTACTTGGCGTACGGCACCGCGTACATGCCGAGGAAGCCGAACAGCGGGATCAGCAGCCCCAGGGTGCGGGCTCGGAGCGTGCCGACCCGACCCGTCGCCACCACGTACGCGACCGCGACCAGCGCACCCATCGCCATCGCGTAGAGCACCACGGCAACTCCGGAGCCGACATAGCCCTGGAAGGTGCGCGAGAAGATTTCCGAGCCCTCATCGTGGGAGTGCGTGAGCGTGGACAGCGCCTCGTCTCGCGCACTTTCGTACGCGATGGCGCGATTGATCACCGGTTCGACAACCGTGATCGTGAAGACATAGATGCACAGGCCTGCGGCTGCTCCTGCGAGCAAGCCGCGGCCGATCAGCCGCGAAATCATATGCAGTTGGTCAGAGGCAGTGTGGTGTCAGCTGCGGTGAGTGCTCAGTGGCACGGGAAGCCGAGGAGGTGGCGTCCGTCGTGCATGAGTTCGTGCAGGACCATGCTCTTGCCGAACACCGACATGGCGCCTTCGTCGATGCCGACGAAGTAGATCGCGAGGAGGGCGAACATCGCGACGGCAAAGAGGCCGGCGACGGTGGCAACCTTGGCCGAGACGATGGGCTGGACTGCGGATACAGCGGTGCTCATGTGAAGCTCCTTCAGGAATACAACGTTCCCAGGTGGGCGGAAGCACCCCGTCGGAAGATCTGACTCAAGCCTTGCGGCTCTCACAGTGGCGTGACCGTGCCGGACTCTGCCTTTTGAGGGGCATTCACCGGACTTCCTCACGTACGACGTGCGTTCAGCACGCTATCAGACTCGGGCCCGTGGAAGGCGGTGGCTGTCCACCGGAACGTCGGCGAGAAGATGTTGTTCGACGATGGCTCGGGCAGCCGCCGGATCCACCGATCCGTACCAGACGTCGTCGGGCTGGACGCTGATCACCGGAGCCTGATTGCAGGGGAACTGACAGCCCGTGTGTACGAGCAGCACGTCGTCGTCCCCGAGGTTGTGCTCGACCATCGCCAGAACCATCGTGCGTACGTTGTCCATCTGGCCCTGGGCCGTGCAGCGCGGTCCGCGGCAGACCATCACCTGGTGCCGGTGAGCTGTCACGTCCTCCCAAGCAGCCGAGGTGAGGCCCGGCTCGTGACCGGTCAGCGGTTTGGTGTCGGCGAGCGCCTCATCGATGTCGCCGAGGGACTTGGCGAGACGGGAGCCGATCAGGATCGTCGGTCGCAGCCCGGCCCGTTCCCGCCACCAGTGGGCTGCGATCCGCGGCAGCCAGGAGTGCCCGGGGGCGAGCAGGCCGGTGTCGATGCCGATGAGCGTGATGGAGGACTCCCCCGCATCGGCCAGCCGGGTCAGTTCGAGCGAGAGCGACGGGTCGCCCATCTGCAGGAACGCCAACGTCGCCCCGCGCCGCTGCGCCTCGACGACGATCGCATCTCGGTTGTCGACATCGGTGACGGACATTCCGACGAGTACGACCGCCGTCATCGCGTCCTCCCCAGTGCGGTCGCGCCGGCTGCCGCGACCAGCACCGCGGCGAACCCGACCCTGTCCGCGAGCCTGTTCGCCCGCGCAATGTCGGCCACCGCCGGGGCCGGCCCGTCGCCCATGACCACGCGGTCCTCGACGACTCCGTGATACGTGTTCGAGCCGCCGAGGCGTACGCCCAATGCACCCGCGAAGGCCGACTCGACGACCCCGGCGTTGGGGCTCGGATGGGCGGCCGCGTCGCGACGCCAGATCCGGATCGCCTCCCGAGCCCGGGTCGGTGCGGCGATGGCGACGAGTACGCCGCCAGCCCGTGCCGCGGGGAGGTTCACCACGTCATCGAATCGAGCCGAGGCGCGACCGAAGTTCAGGTGGCGCGGGTTCTTGTAGCCCACCATCGCGTCGAGGGTGTTCGCTGCGCGATATCCGACCAGGCCGGGGACTCCGGCGACCGCACCCCAGAAGAGCGGCGCAACGACCGCGTCGGAGGCGTTCTCGGCGACCGACTCGACGACCGCCCGGGCGATCTCGTCGGCGCTCAGATCGGACGTCTCGCGGGCGACCAGGTGGGTGAGTCGTTGGCGTGCAGCATCGAGGTCGTCGGTCTGGAGGTGATCACCG comes from Nocardioides baekrokdamisoli and encodes:
- a CDS encoding CbtA family protein; its protein translation is MISRLIGRGLLAGAAAGLCIYVFTITVVEPVINRAIAYESARDEALSTLTHSHDEGSEIFSRTFQGYVGSGVAVVLYAMAMGALVAVAYVVATGRVGTLRARTLGLLIPLFGFLGMYAVPYAKYPANPPAIGNPDTIRERGADFLIMMAVSCLLLFLAVYVGQKLRARMSTWNVSILMGIAYLGLIAIVMVVLPNFHETPGPVLDAQGKILLGGFPADVLAQFRVYSIANQVILWSVLGLVFAPLAAKVVEGGRSELV
- a CDS encoding CbtB domain-containing protein, which encodes MSTAVSAVQPIVSAKVATVAGLFAVAMFALLAIYFVGIDEGAMSVFGKSMVLHELMHDGRHLLGFPCH
- a CDS encoding (2Fe-2S) ferredoxin domain-containing protein; amino-acid sequence: MTAVVLVGMSVTDVDNRDAIVVEAQRRGATLAFLQMGDPSLSLELTRLADAGESSITLIGIDTGLLAPGHSWLPRIAAHWWRERAGLRPTILIGSRLAKSLGDIDEALADTKPLTGHEPGLTSAAWEDVTAHRHQVMVCRGPRCTAQGQMDNVRTMVLAMVEHNLGDDDVLLVHTGCQFPCNQAPVISVQPDDVWYGSVDPAAARAIVEQHLLADVPVDSHRLPRARV
- a CDS encoding cobalamin biosynthesis protein, with translation MSRAAGLLLGFAADRAFGDPQRWHPVAGFGQLAAELERRTYADSRLRGVAYTAILVGSVTAAGLVVERSTRRRPVVHTAATALATWVVLGGRSLGRESAAIGDHLQTDDLDAARQRLTHLVARETSDLSADEIARAVVESVAENASDAVVAPLFWGAVAGVPGLVGYRAANTLDAMVGYKNPRHLNFGRASARFDDVVNLPAARAGGVLVAIAAPTRAREAIRIWRRDAAAHPSPNAGVVESAFAGALGVRLGGSNTYHGVVEDRVVMGDGPAPAVADIARANRLADRVGFAAVLVAAAGATALGRTR